One region of Natrinema salaciae genomic DNA includes:
- a CDS encoding PhzF family phenazine biosynthesis protein: protein METIRVLQVDAFTDEPLTGNPAGVVPDADGLSDGQMRAIAAEMAVSETAFLRSSETADRRVRYFTPTQEVDLCGHATVGTFAHLADEGLEPGTTTLETNVGTLEIDVRSDGTVWMTQDEPTIREVDAGYDRVADALGVDQAALEGASADIPLAVASTGLPFLIVPITYLSDVGNAEPDMAAIDALADDVDAAGVYLFTFDALERDSTLHGRMFAPGAGVPEDPVTGTASGAVCAYLDRFGAFDDDLPEELRLEQGHYVDRPGIVRVRLDDAVRVGGRGVTALDGSIVVPEADEDEILEA from the coding sequence ATGGAGACGATTCGGGTCCTGCAGGTCGACGCCTTCACCGACGAACCGCTCACCGGCAACCCCGCGGGAGTCGTCCCGGACGCGGACGGCCTCTCGGACGGACAGATGCGAGCGATCGCCGCCGAGATGGCCGTCAGCGAGACGGCCTTCCTTCGCTCGAGCGAGACTGCCGACCGGCGGGTCAGGTACTTCACGCCCACCCAGGAGGTCGACCTCTGCGGACACGCGACGGTCGGAACGTTTGCACACCTCGCCGACGAGGGGCTCGAGCCCGGGACGACGACCCTCGAGACGAACGTCGGAACGCTCGAGATCGACGTGCGATCGGACGGGACGGTGTGGATGACACAGGACGAGCCGACGATCCGCGAAGTCGACGCGGGGTACGACCGCGTCGCCGACGCGCTCGGCGTCGATCAGGCTGCGCTCGAGGGCGCGAGCGCCGACATTCCGCTCGCGGTGGCCTCGACGGGGCTGCCGTTTCTGATCGTCCCGATCACCTATCTCTCGGACGTCGGGAACGCCGAACCCGACATGGCCGCGATCGACGCGCTCGCCGACGACGTCGACGCCGCGGGCGTCTATCTCTTCACGTTCGACGCACTCGAGCGCGACTCGACGCTGCACGGGCGCATGTTCGCGCCGGGAGCCGGCGTCCCGGAGGACCCGGTGACCGGGACCGCGAGCGGGGCCGTCTGCGCGTACCTCGACCGGTTCGGCGCGTTCGACGACGACTTGCCCGAGGAGCTCCGCCTCGAGCAGGGTCACTACGTCGACCGTCCGGGGATCGTTCGCGTCCGCCTCGACGACGCGGTGCGAGTCGGCGGCCGGGGCGTGACCGCCCTCGACGGCTCGATCGTCGTCCCCGAGGCCGACGAGGACGAGATCCTCGAGGCCTGA
- the ppsA gene encoding phosphoenolpyruvate synthase, producing MAVLWLDEISAGDLEKVGGKGASLGELTGAGLPVPPGFVVTAGTYRSFIEDAEIDEELFEAVDVDVDDSSALADAADRAQELIIETPFPDELREEILESYREVGTGEAFVAVRSSATAEDLPDASFAGQQETFLNVTEADLLDRVRECWASLFTQRAIYYRQEQGFDHSAVNIAVVVQQMVDAEKSGVMFTSHPSTGDATMIIEAAWGLGEAVVSGAVSPDNYVIDREDRSVDVTVAEKKVMHEKDEATGQTVEREVPEDKRDARVVSDDEIDALMDLGERVEDHYGQPQDVEWAIVGSDVYMLQSRPITTIDEAGSDAADATGGVDPSKGLTDGSGSVQPAESASTGGAGSGSSGTGDVLVDGLGSSPGTVSGPARIVKKLDDLAKVGEGDIIVTEMTMPDMVPAMKRASGIVTDEGGMTSHAAIVSRELGVPAIVGTTNATTVLEDGQVVTLDGDKGSVLEGSAVDPDEETEPVEEVRPQSPVKPMTATEVKVNVSIPEAAERAAATGADGVGLLRTEHMILSLNQTPETFIEENGEDAYITELVQGIRGVADEFYPRPVRVRTLDAPTDEFRQLEGGENEPDEHNPMLGYRGIRRSLDRPDVFAHELEAFRRLYEMGYDNVEIMFPLVNDAEDIYQAKACMKEAGIDPEKRHWGAMIETPASALSVEEMAEAGIEFASFGTNDLTQYTLAVDRNNEHVADRFDELHPAVLRLIGDVIETCREHGVETSICGQAGSKPEMVRFLVNEGVSSISANIDAVRDVQHEVKRVEQKLLLDSVR from the coding sequence ATGGCTGTACTCTGGCTGGACGAGATCAGTGCCGGCGACCTCGAGAAGGTCGGCGGTAAAGGTGCCTCCTTGGGCGAGCTCACGGGCGCAGGGCTGCCCGTTCCACCGGGATTCGTCGTGACTGCTGGGACTTATCGATCGTTCATCGAAGATGCCGAAATAGACGAGGAACTGTTCGAGGCCGTCGACGTCGACGTCGACGACTCGAGTGCGCTGGCCGACGCCGCGGACCGCGCACAGGAACTCATCATCGAGACACCGTTCCCCGACGAGCTCCGCGAGGAGATCCTCGAGAGCTACCGCGAGGTCGGCACCGGCGAAGCGTTCGTCGCGGTCCGGTCGTCGGCGACGGCCGAGGACCTGCCGGACGCCTCCTTCGCCGGGCAACAGGAGACGTTCCTCAACGTCACCGAGGCGGACCTGCTGGACCGCGTCCGGGAGTGTTGGGCGTCGCTCTTCACGCAACGGGCGATCTACTATCGACAGGAGCAGGGGTTCGACCACTCGGCGGTGAACATCGCGGTCGTCGTCCAGCAGATGGTCGACGCCGAGAAGTCGGGCGTGATGTTCACGAGCCATCCCTCGACGGGCGACGCGACGATGATCATCGAGGCCGCGTGGGGGCTGGGCGAAGCCGTCGTCTCCGGTGCCGTCTCGCCGGACAACTACGTCATCGACCGCGAGGACCGGTCGGTCGACGTCACCGTCGCCGAGAAGAAGGTGATGCACGAGAAAGACGAGGCGACCGGACAGACCGTCGAGCGCGAGGTGCCCGAGGACAAGCGCGACGCGCGGGTCGTTTCCGACGACGAGATCGACGCGCTGATGGACCTCGGCGAGCGCGTCGAAGACCACTACGGCCAACCGCAGGACGTCGAGTGGGCGATCGTCGGCAGCGACGTCTACATGCTCCAGTCGCGCCCGATCACGACGATCGACGAGGCCGGCAGTGACGCCGCGGACGCCACCGGCGGCGTCGACCCCTCGAAGGGGCTGACCGACGGCAGCGGCAGCGTCCAGCCGGCCGAGAGCGCCAGCACGGGCGGAGCCGGGTCGGGCTCGAGCGGCACCGGCGACGTCCTCGTCGACGGGCTCGGCTCGAGTCCGGGGACGGTCAGCGGGCCCGCACGGATCGTGAAAAAGCTCGACGATCTGGCCAAGGTCGGCGAGGGCGACATCATCGTCACCGAGATGACGATGCCCGACATGGTGCCCGCGATGAAGCGGGCCTCGGGCATCGTCACCGACGAAGGCGGCATGACCAGTCACGCCGCGATCGTCTCCCGCGAACTCGGCGTTCCCGCCATCGTCGGGACGACCAACGCGACGACCGTCCTCGAGGACGGACAGGTCGTCACGCTCGACGGTGACAAGGGCTCGGTGCTCGAGGGGTCGGCGGTCGATCCCGACGAGGAGACCGAACCCGTCGAGGAGGTCCGCCCGCAGTCGCCGGTCAAGCCGATGACCGCGACGGAGGTCAAGGTCAACGTCTCCATTCCGGAAGCCGCCGAACGCGCGGCCGCGACGGGTGCCGACGGCGTCGGTCTCCTGCGGACGGAGCACATGATCCTCTCGCTGAACCAGACGCCCGAGACGTTCATCGAAGAGAACGGCGAGGACGCGTACATCACGGAGCTCGTCCAGGGCATCCGCGGCGTCGCCGACGAGTTCTACCCGCGTCCCGTTCGCGTGCGCACGCTCGACGCGCCGACCGACGAGTTCCGCCAGCTCGAGGGCGGCGAGAACGAACCCGACGAACACAACCCGATGCTCGGCTACCGGGGGATCCGCCGCTCGCTCGATCGCCCCGACGTCTTCGCCCACGAACTCGAGGCGTTTCGCCGGCTCTACGAGATGGGGTACGACAACGTCGAGATCATGTTCCCGCTGGTCAACGACGCCGAGGACATCTATCAGGCCAAAGCGTGCATGAAAGAGGCGGGCATCGACCCCGAAAAGCGCCACTGGGGTGCGATGATCGAGACGCCCGCGTCCGCGCTCTCGGTCGAGGAGATGGCCGAGGCGGGCATCGAGTTCGCCTCTTTCGGCACCAACGACCTGACCCAGTACACGCTCGCGGTCGACCGCAACAACGAGCACGTCGCCGACCGCTTCGACGAGCTCCACCCCGCCGTGTTACGGCTGATCGGCGACGTCATCGAGACCTGTCGCGAACACGGCGTCGAGACCAGTATCTGCGGACAGGCCGGGTCCAAACCCGAGATGGTTCGGTTCCTCGTCAACGAGGGTGTCAGCTCTATCTCGGCGAACATCGACGCCGTCCGCGACGTCCAGCACGAAGTCAAGCGGGTCGAGCAGAAGCTGCTGCTCGATTCGGTTCGGTAA
- a CDS encoding ArsR/SmtB family transcription factor produces MDSAALLDLLGNENRRRILRLLARKPCYVTEISEYIGVSPKAVIEHLRKLEEAGLIESRVDDQRRKYFHIARNVRLEVNVSPYGFASKSAYPSNNSFDITTCRHLSFDVSWDDTDDLDELLAALEDLEQLENELSLAQRWVQGRLHDVLDSISESVGAGPESRIYADLLASVRSEPKSVGELSEDIDAPHEVVAELLEVMADNGVVRRTKRGWELTTNG; encoded by the coding sequence ATGGACTCCGCCGCGTTGTTGGATTTACTCGGGAACGAAAACCGGAGGCGGATCCTCCGGTTGCTCGCCCGCAAGCCCTGTTATGTGACGGAAATCTCGGAGTATATCGGTGTGAGTCCCAAAGCGGTTATCGAACACCTACGGAAACTCGAGGAGGCCGGGCTGATCGAGAGCCGGGTCGACGATCAACGACGGAAGTACTTTCACATCGCTCGGAACGTTCGGCTCGAGGTAAACGTCTCGCCGTATGGCTTCGCGAGCAAGAGTGCGTATCCGTCGAACAACAGTTTCGACATCACGACGTGTCGTCACCTCTCCTTCGACGTCTCCTGGGACGACACCGACGACCTCGACGAACTCCTCGCCGCCCTGGAAGACCTCGAACAACTCGAGAACGAGCTCTCGCTGGCACAGCGGTGGGTACAGGGCCGGCTCCACGACGTGCTCGATAGCATCTCCGAGTCGGTCGGCGCCGGTCCGGAGAGTCGAATCTACGCCGACCTGCTCGCGAGCGTCCGCTCGGAGCCGAAATCGGTCGGCGAACTCAGCGAGGACATCGACGCCCCCCACGAGGTCGTCGCCGAGTTGCTCGAGGTGATGGCCGACAACGGGGTCGTTCGCCGAACCAAACGCGGCTGGGAGTTGACGACGAACGGGTAG
- a CDS encoding DUF5802 family protein: MFEVFSRSYYLGRLYVTPVDGDHALMHSEQHEQINEEVYATGDGLERLDTPLVMKLESTHFPVHGSADVPTNTLAIPESMLAGTGVRNPPSLREVFLARRERARQLLSFTGGWRDPDGVDPADDDLPSAGI; the protein is encoded by the coding sequence ATGTTCGAGGTGTTTTCGCGAAGCTATTATCTCGGACGTCTCTACGTGACCCCTGTCGACGGGGACCACGCCCTCATGCACAGCGAGCAACACGAACAGATCAACGAGGAGGTGTACGCGACCGGCGACGGGCTCGAGCGACTCGATACCCCGCTGGTGATGAAACTCGAGTCCACGCACTTCCCGGTTCACGGGTCGGCCGACGTCCCGACGAACACGCTCGCGATTCCGGAGTCGATGCTCGCGGGAACCGGCGTGCGGAATCCACCCTCGCTCCGGGAGGTATTCCTCGCCCGGCGGGAGCGGGCCCGACAGTTGCTCTCGTTCACCGGCGGCTGGCGGGACCCCGACGGCGTCGACCCGGCCGACGACGATCTGCCGAGTGCCGGAATCTAG
- a CDS encoding Vms1/Ankzf1 family peptidyl-tRNA hydrolase produces the protein MLDELLGRASLKDRIDELEEENERLRSRYEAESDRRAEAATARQDAEERVNRLEDRIAQLEGELERTSEDETGLSVRHRHQLRGGRLEAVLDRLESFRTGAEGALTVGVSDGGLSDPVRADLEPVLGDRVALVDDAAPCLCCVDDEGLLAVTLDPPLVPDREATWRDRFALEREWFLPTGRHAVALIRTDLFALGTYEGDERVDYRGFESDVKGSHSKGGFSQARFERIRDGQIDDHLERCRDALAAYERGGENADVALFLAGQRGVVDALVDESALEPAATAAVDATGDPEPALEDAVRSFWTTELRVL, from the coding sequence ATGCTCGACGAGTTGCTCGGCCGCGCATCGCTCAAGGACCGAATCGACGAACTCGAGGAGGAAAACGAGCGGTTGCGGAGCCGCTACGAGGCCGAATCCGATCGCCGGGCCGAGGCCGCCACCGCGAGACAGGACGCCGAGGAGCGGGTCAACCGGCTCGAGGACCGGATCGCCCAGCTCGAGGGCGAACTCGAGCGGACGAGTGAGGACGAGACCGGACTCAGCGTCCGTCACCGCCACCAGCTGCGGGGCGGGCGGCTCGAGGCAGTGCTCGATCGGCTGGAATCGTTCCGGACGGGAGCGGAGGGGGCGCTGACCGTCGGCGTGAGCGACGGCGGACTCTCCGACCCCGTCCGCGCGGACCTCGAGCCCGTCCTCGGCGATCGCGTCGCGCTCGTCGACGACGCTGCGCCCTGTCTGTGCTGTGTCGACGACGAGGGCCTGCTCGCGGTGACGCTGGACCCACCGCTCGTTCCCGACCGGGAAGCGACCTGGCGGGATCGGTTCGCGCTCGAGCGCGAGTGGTTCCTCCCGACCGGCCGGCACGCGGTCGCACTGATCCGGACGGATCTGTTCGCGCTCGGCACTTACGAGGGCGACGAGCGCGTCGACTACCGCGGCTTCGAGAGCGACGTCAAGGGCAGCCACTCGAAGGGTGGCTTCTCCCAGGCCCGGTTCGAGCGGATCCGCGACGGGCAGATCGACGACCACCTCGAGCGCTGTCGAGACGCCCTCGCCGCGTACGAACGCGGCGGGGAGAACGCCGACGTGGCGCTCTTCCTCGCGGGTCAACGCGGCGTCGTCGACGCGCTCGTCGACGAATCGGCGCTCGAGCCGGCCGCGACGGCCGCCGTCGACGCGACCGGCGATCCGGAACCGGCGCTCGAAGACGCCGTTCGATCGTTCTGGACGACCGAGTTACGAGTGCTGTAG
- a CDS encoding GtrA family protein — translation MIRSFLRSLVDGPFAPQLRRFVAVGIVAAGVQIVLLWAFVDNAGLHYLLGALLAIECTIVLSYVLNNAWTFRAHRNTGTGEYLVGLLKTNVVRGTAIPIQIAVLFAFVEVVNVSYLVANGFAIAISGVYRYVLDARWTWGT, via the coding sequence ATGATCCGATCGTTCCTCCGCAGTCTGGTCGACGGTCCGTTCGCGCCCCAGTTACGGCGGTTCGTCGCCGTCGGAATCGTCGCGGCCGGGGTCCAGATCGTCCTGCTGTGGGCGTTCGTCGACAACGCCGGACTGCATTACCTGCTGGGTGCGCTGCTGGCCATCGAGTGTACGATCGTCCTCTCGTACGTGCTCAACAACGCGTGGACGTTTCGGGCGCATCGGAACACCGGCACCGGCGAGTACCTCGTCGGATTGCTCAAGACGAACGTCGTCCGGGGAACGGCGATCCCGATCCAGATCGCCGTCCTCTTCGCCTTCGTGGAGGTGGTGAACGTCTCGTATCTGGTCGCCAACGGGTTCGCCATCGCGATCAGCGGCGTCTATCGGTACGTGCTCGACGCGCGATGGACGTGGGGGACGTGA
- a CDS encoding sulfatase: protein MGHDTAVSNVVLVTVDSLRADAVAPYDADRQTPVIDSLADRGTVFERAFATGNWTPFSFPSILSSRPVFTDTGRIGVEESPTLAETVSDADVSTGGFNAANGFLTTHWGYDDGFDEFDSFVATVGSSVYSRYLATHPTVEAWLQLAASPVRRVGSWLRGETDDRPFLDTSRLFDVEHAARSFVEETSSPFFLWVHYMDAHTPYAPAPRYIREVSDTRVGTHRMLLAHTRTGLGRDVSDRTLADLRTLYQASVRQVDASIGRLLETLSTNDLADETAVVLAGDHGEEFQEHGHLAHYPKLYDELIRVPLVVDVPGSEGGRVSGQVGLDAIPPTVTDLLDVDAPSAWTGETLVPSVVGDESPADRPVVSVTVRDGAVTTQPIPRSPADGTLIVSARTRDWTYLENAATDERELYYRPDDPTQQTNLATDPSPEQRDVIESLAPIVADHASAIRDGGSETSDDEDDEDVGEDLEARLSALGYR, encoded by the coding sequence ATGGGACATGACACCGCCGTTTCGAACGTCGTACTCGTCACCGTCGACTCGCTGCGGGCGGACGCGGTCGCCCCCTACGACGCCGACCGGCAGACGCCGGTGATCGATTCCCTCGCCGACCGCGGGACCGTCTTCGAGCGGGCCTTCGCGACCGGAAACTGGACGCCGTTTTCGTTTCCGTCGATCCTGTCTTCGCGTCCCGTCTTCACCGATACCGGCCGAATCGGCGTCGAGGAGTCGCCGACGCTCGCCGAGACGGTGTCCGACGCGGACGTCTCGACCGGCGGCTTCAACGCTGCCAACGGCTTTCTCACGACCCACTGGGGATACGACGACGGCTTCGACGAGTTCGACTCCTTCGTCGCGACCGTCGGGTCCAGCGTGTACAGTCGGTATCTCGCGACCCATCCGACCGTCGAAGCCTGGCTCCAGTTGGCCGCCTCGCCGGTCCGCCGCGTCGGCTCGTGGCTTCGCGGAGAAACCGACGATCGGCCGTTTCTGGACACGTCGCGGCTGTTCGACGTCGAACACGCCGCGCGTTCGTTCGTCGAAGAGACGTCGTCGCCGTTTTTCCTCTGGGTCCACTACATGGACGCCCACACGCCGTACGCTCCCGCACCGCGGTACATCCGCGAGGTCTCGGACACTCGGGTGGGCACGCACAGAATGCTGCTCGCTCACACCCGAACCGGACTGGGTCGAGACGTCAGCGATCGAACTCTGGCGGACCTCCGAACGCTCTATCAGGCGTCGGTCCGGCAAGTCGACGCGAGCATCGGTCGACTCCTCGAGACGCTCTCGACGAACGACCTTGCGGACGAGACGGCCGTCGTGCTGGCGGGGGACCACGGCGAGGAGTTTCAGGAACACGGCCACCTCGCGCACTATCCGAAGCTGTACGACGAACTGATCCGGGTCCCGCTCGTCGTCGACGTTCCGGGCTCCGAGGGCGGTCGGGTGAGCGGACAAGTCGGCCTCGACGCGATCCCGCCGACGGTGACCGACTTGCTGGACGTCGACGCCCCGTCGGCGTGGACCGGCGAGACGCTCGTTCCGAGCGTCGTCGGCGACGAGTCCCCGGCCGACCGGCCGGTCGTCTCGGTCACCGTCCGAGACGGCGCGGTGACGACCCAGCCGATTCCCCGATCGCCTGCCGACGGGACCCTCATCGTCAGCGCCCGGACCCGAGACTGGACCTACCTCGAAAACGCGGCGACGGACGAGCGCGAACTGTACTACCGGCCCGACGATCCCACCCAGCAGACGAACCTCGCGACGGACCCGTCGCCCGAGCAGCGGGACGTGATCGAATCGCTCGCGCCGATCGTCGCGGACCACGCGAGCGCGATTCGCGACGGGGGTTCCGAGACGTCCGACGACGAGGATGACGAGGACGTCGGTGAGGATCTCGAGGCACGATTATCGGCGCTCGGCTATCGATAG
- a CDS encoding DUF1611 domain-containing protein yields the protein MRVAILAHEKFPDRAKTALGILRYADHDTVAVLDRATAGQRVADHVPDVRDAPIVGEMADLEPEAVDTLLIGIAPIGGGFDESWREDVLTALEYGCDVVSGLHHFLAEDEEFARLAAEHDCEIRDVRNPPADLTVADGVADEVDAEVILTVGTDCSVGKMTTTMELARDARDAGHDAAVIPTGQTGIMIEGWGNPIDRVVSDFTAGAVEEMILEKGDDHDYLFVEGQGSIVHPAYSPVSLGILHGSMADTLVLCHEAGREAIHGYESFSLPSIPTYVDLYESVAAPVAATDVVAGALNTAGLEDDADARDAVDDYADALGAPATDVLRFGTDALLEELC from the coding sequence ATGCGCGTCGCGATTCTCGCCCACGAGAAGTTTCCCGATCGAGCCAAGACCGCCCTCGGTATCCTCCGATACGCCGACCACGATACCGTCGCCGTCCTCGATCGAGCGACCGCCGGCCAGCGCGTCGCAGACCACGTTCCCGACGTGCGGGACGCGCCCATCGTCGGCGAGATGGCCGACCTCGAGCCCGAGGCTGTCGACACGCTCCTGATCGGGATCGCACCGATCGGCGGCGGCTTCGACGAGAGCTGGCGCGAAGACGTGCTGACGGCCCTCGAGTACGGCTGTGACGTCGTCTCCGGGCTGCACCACTTCCTCGCCGAGGACGAGGAGTTCGCCCGACTGGCGGCCGAACACGACTGCGAGATTCGCGACGTTCGGAACCCGCCGGCCGATCTCACGGTCGCCGACGGCGTCGCGGACGAGGTCGACGCCGAGGTGATCCTCACCGTCGGGACCGACTGCTCCGTCGGCAAGATGACGACGACGATGGAACTGGCTCGCGACGCCCGCGACGCCGGCCACGACGCGGCCGTGATCCCGACCGGACAGACGGGGATCATGATCGAAGGCTGGGGCAATCCGATCGACCGCGTCGTCAGCGACTTCACGGCCGGCGCGGTCGAGGAGATGATCCTCGAGAAAGGCGACGACCACGACTACCTGTTCGTGGAGGGGCAGGGCAGCATCGTCCACCCGGCGTACTCGCCGGTCTCCCTGGGGATCCTCCACGGGTCGATGGCGGACACGCTGGTGCTCTGTCACGAGGCCGGACGCGAGGCGATTCACGGCTACGAGTCGTTCTCCCTCCCGTCGATTCCGACCTACGTCGACCTCTACGAGAGCGTCGCCGCACCGGTCGCGGCGACCGACGTCGTCGCCGGCGCGTTGAACACCGCCGGCCTCGAGGACGACGCCGACGCCCGAGACGCCGTCGACGACTACGCCGACGCGCTCGGCGCGCCCGCGACCGACGTGCTCCGCTTCGGAACCGACGCCCTGCTCGAGGAGCTGTGCTGA
- a CDS encoding dipeptide epimerase yields the protein MSLETSVERRSLPLEYPFGIARGTTTERDVVFVRVEDDGGTTGIGAAAPSRHYGETAGTVEAALPALCSVVETVGDPHRLERIERRMRETVRRNPSARAAVSIALHDLVAKRLDVPLYRYWGLDPSKTLATSYTIGLDDRETMREKTETALERGYGTLKVKLGTDRDLEIVRTIRSVAPDVELFVDANEAWTPREAVGKIERLAEFDLAFVEQPVPAEDPEGLQFVYERSALPIAADESCVTLADVPRIADRCDIANLKLMKCGGLREAKRMIATARAHGLEVMCGCMTESNASIAAACHLAPLLDYADLDGSLLLADDPADGVPMPDGRIDLAGLDRPGTGAVLESAFD from the coding sequence ATGAGCCTCGAAACGTCCGTCGAGCGGCGCTCGCTGCCGCTCGAGTACCCTTTCGGGATCGCTCGCGGGACGACGACCGAGCGCGACGTCGTGTTCGTCCGGGTCGAGGACGACGGGGGTACGACCGGCATCGGTGCCGCCGCCCCGTCGAGACACTACGGCGAGACCGCCGGGACCGTCGAGGCCGCCTTGCCGGCGCTGTGTTCGGTCGTCGAAACCGTCGGCGATCCCCACCGCCTCGAGCGGATCGAACGACGCATGCGCGAGACGGTCCGGCGGAACCCGTCGGCACGCGCCGCGGTGAGCATCGCCCTTCACGACCTCGTCGCGAAACGACTCGACGTGCCGCTCTATCGGTACTGGGGGCTCGACCCCTCGAAGACGCTCGCGACCTCGTACACGATCGGGCTCGACGACCGCGAGACGATGCGCGAGAAGACGGAGACGGCCCTCGAGAGGGGGTACGGGACACTGAAGGTCAAACTCGGCACCGACCGGGACCTCGAGATCGTCCGGACGATCCGGTCGGTCGCCCCCGACGTCGAGCTGTTCGTCGACGCGAACGAGGCGTGGACGCCCCGCGAGGCGGTCGGGAAGATCGAGCGGCTCGCCGAGTTCGACCTCGCGTTCGTCGAGCAGCCGGTCCCCGCGGAGGATCCCGAGGGACTGCAGTTCGTGTACGAGCGCTCGGCGCTGCCGATCGCCGCCGACGAGTCCTGCGTGACGCTCGCGGACGTCCCGCGGATCGCGGACCGGTGTGACATCGCGAACCTGAAGCTGATGAAGTGCGGCGGGTTGCGGGAAGCGAAACGGATGATCGCCACCGCTCGCGCACACGGTCTCGAGGTGATGTGCGGCTGTATGACCGAATCGAACGCCTCGATCGCGGCGGCCTGTCACCTCGCGCCGCTGCTCGACTACGCCGACCTCGACGGCTCGCTGCTGCTGGCCGACGATCCGGCCGACGGCGTCCCGATGCCCGACGGTCGGATCGACCTCGCCGGCCTCGATCGGCCGGGGACGGGTGCCGTTCTCGAGTCCGCGTTCGACTGA
- the arsN2 gene encoding arsenic resistance N-acetyltransferase ArsN2: MTDASITLRDATAADLDRLEALLDANGLPTRDVRTKPECFFVAVSETAWIGIGGVELYGSHGLLRSVVVTEPNRGRGYGAALVDALEEYARANGVESLYLLTTTAAAFFRRAGYEAIERAAVPPRIQRTTEFAALCPASAICMKTALD; the protein is encoded by the coding sequence ATGACCGACGCTTCGATCACCCTTCGGGACGCAACGGCGGCCGACCTCGACCGCCTCGAAGCGCTGTTGGACGCGAACGGGCTGCCCACTCGGGACGTGCGAACGAAGCCGGAGTGTTTCTTCGTCGCGGTCTCCGAGACGGCGTGGATCGGCATCGGCGGCGTCGAACTGTACGGCTCGCACGGGCTCCTGCGGTCGGTCGTCGTCACGGAACCGAACCGCGGACGGGGCTACGGAGCGGCCCTGGTGGACGCGCTCGAGGAGTACGCGCGAGCCAACGGGGTCGAGTCGCTGTACCTGTTGACCACGACCGCGGCGGCGTTCTTCCGTCGAGCGGGATACGAGGCGATCGAGCGGGCGGCCGTTCCGCCGCGTATCCAGCGGACGACCGAGTTCGCGGCGCTTTGCCCGGCCTCGGCGATCTGCATGAAAACGGCCCTCGACTAG
- the arsM gene encoding arsenite methyltransferase: MTDESTPSAGNGSRLDPAEQRAAVRDRYARIASESSSCCGDTDSCADAPTDRSSELGYSDADREAVAAGADMGLGCGNPTAIAGLEDGDTVLDLGSGAGFDCFLAAREVGPTGRVIGVDMTPEMVERARENVDANDATTVEFRLGEIEHLPVADESVDVILSNCVINLSADKSQVFREAFRVLRPGGRLAVSDVVLSADLPADRRADPASVAACIGGAAPVPALAELLSDAGFVGVAIEPKADSESFIREWDDEHDPSDYVVAATIKAEKPRGTAAAQ, from the coding sequence ATGACTGACGAGAGCACACCGAGCGCCGGGAACGGGAGCCGTCTCGACCCCGCGGAACAGCGCGCGGCCGTTCGGGACCGGTACGCGCGAATCGCGTCCGAGTCGTCGTCGTGCTGTGGCGACACCGACTCCTGCGCCGACGCACCGACCGACCGGTCGTCCGAACTCGGCTACTCGGACGCCGACCGCGAGGCCGTCGCCGCGGGTGCCGATATGGGCCTCGGATGCGGCAATCCGACCGCCATCGCCGGCCTCGAGGACGGGGACACCGTCCTCGACCTCGGTTCCGGTGCCGGGTTCGATTGCTTCCTCGCGGCGCGGGAGGTCGGTCCGACGGGTCGCGTCATCGGCGTGGACATGACGCCGGAGATGGTCGAGCGGGCCCGCGAGAACGTCGACGCGAACGACGCGACGACCGTCGAGTTCCGCCTCGGCGAGATCGAACACCTCCCGGTCGCCGACGAGTCCGTGGATGTGATCCTCTCGAACTGCGTCATCAACCTCTCGGCGGACAAGTCGCAGGTGTTCCGCGAGGCCTTCCGCGTGCTGCGACCGGGCGGCCGGCTCGCCGTCTCCGACGTCGTCCTGAGCGCCGACCTCCCGGCCGACCGGCGGGCCGATCCGGCGTCGGTGGCCGCGTGCATCGGCGGCGCCGCTCCGGTACCCGCGTTAGCGGAGCTGCTGTCCGACGCCGGATTCGTCGGCGTCGCGATCGAGCCGAAAGCCGACAGCGAGTCGTTCATCCGCGAGTGGGACGACGAGCACGACCCGAGTGACTACGTCGTCGCGGCGACGATCAAGGCCGAGAAGCCAAGGGGTACAGCAGCTGCTCAGTAA